A window of the Methanoregula sp. genome harbors these coding sequences:
- a CDS encoding methanogenesis marker 9 domain-containing protein, with the protein MMDAFERFGLLINDRVVRTPVGIASMAGIVDAAYVIERTGHIGFAFIGGYSIDQRTMDAANVIASHGDRKEFLCDNPVEELTRQIAKMEKNDVILGINLRGSTPDAFSSVAAAIGDRVVYEIDAHCRQPEMIAAGCGEYYLKNPDKLVAIISALKSHGVTVSVKIRAGVSADDRDLARILWKAGADILHIDLMDCGPAKLRQIRNSCPLMLIANNSITSFDKMKDMLSHGADLVSLARQSDIRTLSGLDAAITRFTDEEGWYNAPKQLCRGGDIRALAFCCMPVKECPLIPTLARMGIKKEKYIRMKQEAVTGTPLEPGQQTCFGSLCWCCKTSSPCMFRDMTIKQVGLSKKEYMCLKRDLSDTLMSGVFHDLPSDESS; encoded by the coding sequence ATGATGGATGCATTTGAGCGATTCGGACTGCTCATTAATGACCGTGTGGTCAGGACCCCCGTCGGAATCGCGTCGATGGCGGGCATTGTTGATGCAGCATATGTTATCGAACGAACCGGACATATCGGCTTTGCATTCATTGGTGGATATTCCATCGATCAGCGGACTATGGATGCAGCAAATGTCATCGCCTCGCATGGAGATCGCAAGGAATTTTTATGCGACAATCCTGTCGAAGAATTGACCCGGCAGATCGCCAAAATGGAAAAAAATGATGTGATCCTGGGAATCAATCTTCGTGGGAGTACACCGGATGCTTTCAGTTCTGTAGCTGCTGCAATTGGTGACAGGGTGGTCTATGAAATCGATGCTCATTGTCGCCAGCCAGAAATGATAGCAGCCGGTTGTGGAGAATATTACTTAAAAAATCCGGATAAACTTGTAGCAATTATCTCGGCACTAAAGAGCCATGGGGTAACTGTCTCGGTAAAGATCCGGGCTGGTGTGTCAGCAGATGACCGGGATCTTGCCCGGATTCTCTGGAAAGCCGGAGCTGATATCCTCCATATTGATCTCATGGATTGCGGCCCGGCAAAACTCCGGCAGATACGAAACAGTTGTCCCCTGATGCTGATTGCCAATAATTCCATCACCAGTTTTGATAAGATGAAGGATATGCTCTCCCATGGCGCGGATCTTGTGTCACTCGCACGGCAATCAGACATACGGACATTATCCGGTCTGGATGCCGCTATAACACGATTCACTGATGAAGAGGGGTGGTATAATGCACCCAAGCAGCTCTGTCGTGGCGGGGACATCCGCGCACTGGCATTCTGCTGTATGCCGGTAAAAGAGTGCCCCCTCATCCCGACACTGGCACGAATGGGGATTAAAAAAGAAAAATACATACGCATGAAACAGGAAGCCGTAACAGGCACACCGCTTGAACCCGGGCAACAGACGTGTTTTGGCAGCCTTTGCTGGTGTTGTAAAACCTCATCCCCCTGCATGTTCCGGGATATGACCATCAAGCAGGTTGGCCTTTCAAAGAAAGAATATATGTGTCTCAAGCGGGATCTCTCTGATACGTTAATGAGCGGTGTTTTTCATGACTTGCCTTCCGATGAGAGCAGCTGA
- a CDS encoding Holliday junction resolvase: MSDFERAIVNSLNRFFKTKQIQGFAFRCKLQKTGSPVAGVIVDSPNPAYNLLIECKSIIDKKLYFSQHFHSDKQHVHPVEAISDFLVKTNRIGFLALEFRQGPGKTGEAFLIPWVTVIEHFRNKRGITLKDARHYIAFGQSRDGYVLDHL; this comes from the coding sequence ATGAGTGATTTCGAGCGGGCAATTGTCAATAGCCTGAACCGTTTTTTCAAAACAAAGCAGATACAGGGTTTTGCGTTTCGATGTAAACTGCAAAAAACGGGATCTCCGGTTGCTGGTGTGATTGTTGATTCTCCCAATCCCGCATATAATCTTTTGATTGAATGCAAATCAATTATTGATAAAAAACTCTACTTTTCCCAGCACTTTCATTCCGATAAACAACATGTGCACCCGGTTGAAGCAATTTCTGATTTTCTGGTAAAAACCAATCGGATCGGTTTTCTGGCACTTGAGTTTCGTCAGGGTCCCGGAAAAACAGGCGAGGCATTCCTCATTCCCTGGGTAACGGTGATTGAACATTTCAGGAATAAGCGGGGAATCACCCTTAAAGATGCAAGACACTATATTGCATTTGGACAGTCCAGGGATGGTTATGTTCTCGATCATCTTTAA